Within Oligoflexus sp., the genomic segment TGATGAGCGACCCCAAAAGAGGGCCGAGAATCAGGCTGGAAATATACAGCGCAGGGGACCGGGAAAGAGGCAGGGTACGGGCAACAAGAGCTATCGACCTTTCCGCGAAGTTCAATATGGGGCGTGTGGCCGCCATACACATAATGACGAAGACAAACACGGGCTCGGTATAATTGATGCCCTGCAGGTACTTCGCTGCGTCCGTGATTCCGAACTGGATCGACCAGATCGTCACGAGCACGGCCGCCCACAGCCCAAAGACGACTTCAATCTCACCCAAAAAATGCAGGAGATTTTCCTGAATCGACCCCTCGGGATAACGATGGGCCAGATTCAGAATTTTCTTGGCGCAGAATGTATGGATGACAGCACAGGCAAAGAGCACTGTGGCCACGTATTTCATTTCCAGCATAGCGTCCCTCACAGCGGCTTCATTGTGCCTGGGCAGCATGAATTATGCCAGGTAAACTGTCACGACGATGCCGCTCGGCGCTCCTTAAGGTTTGATAAGATTGTCAATTTTTGACAGAAGGGATCAGTTTTTGATGGCCTGGGTTTGCCGTGTCATATCATCTGTCTGGACGAAGGGCAAAGCCGGCATTTAACTTAAGAAGCCTGAGCTTGCGCCCCAAAACAGTCGGAAGGTGTGGATCATGAAGTTCCTGAAGCGCTGGATAAAGACCTTTCTGACCAATAGCACGATGTCATGGCCGGTGTTTCTCCTCAGTCTTTTACTTCTGATTATGGGTGGCGGTTCCGCGTGGTATGTTAATTATCTCTACCAGGATCTGGCCCGCGTGGTCGATCTGAATGTAGCGAGCGTTCGGGCAGCGGAAGAGCTGGAAATCGGCCTGCGGGAAATCCGATCGCAGCTGAATGAATATATCTACGGTACGGCCGATATCGAGACTTTGGAAGTTCGCAAACTCATTGAAAGCACCGATTTCTGGTTGGCGGAAGTCGAACGACTGGCGACCACGCCTCATGAGCAGGAAATCATCGTGCGGTTGAACGCTGGCTATCAGCATTTCTCCGACAACATGAATCGGCTTCTGGATGCCGCCGAGGATAGGGACTATCGAAGCCAATTCCGGCCCTTGATCAATGAAATCCTGACCAAGGAAATCATCGTTCCTGCGCATGAGTATCTTGAATTCAATGAAACCACCATGCTGGCCGTATCGCAGGAGCATAAGGTTTTTTCCGCGAGGATTGCCAATGGCCTTGTTCTGATCAGCATCTGTGGATCCATCGGTGGTTTCGGAGCCGGTGTCCTGGTCGCGCGGCGCATGGCGCGATCATTGGTGGAACTCAACCTGCCATTGACGCTCGCCGCCGGAAAGCTGAGTGAGATAGTCGGGCCCATTCGCATTGCGACGAACGTGAACATGGCGGAATTGAAAAACCTTCTGGACGTCATTGCGGTTGAAGTCGAACGTGTGGTGATGCGCTTGCATAAGGCCCAGGAGGATATGCTCCGATCGGAAAAAATGGCCGCCATCGGGCAGCTGGCAGCAGGCACGGCGCATGAGCTGCGCAATCCTCTGATGTCCATCAAGCTGCTTGTGCAATCGGCGATACTGCGTGATGATCCTTTGAAGAAGGATGACCTTGCGATGATGGAACAGGAATTGAGTCGCGTCGAGCGAACGGTCCAGAATCTGCTGGAGTTTGCCCGCCTACCGCAGATGAGCGTCGAGCCAATCAACCTCGCGGAACTGATTGGCCAATGCCTGCGGCTTGTACAAGGCCGCGCACAAATTCAAGGCGTTTCCATCGAAACGCGGTTGGAGAGTAAGCAGCTTCCGGTCCTGGCCGATCCGAGCCAGCTGACTCAAGTGATTTTGAATATCCTCATGAACTCGCTGGATGCCTGTCATGAAGGCGACGTGATCACGATTGCGCTGAAAGCCGAGGGGAATGGGCCTTCACCGGAGCATTCCTGTGTGAGGATCACCGTGGAAGACACCGGGAAAGGCATAGCCCCGGAGCTTTTGCCTAAAGTTTTTGATCCCTTCATCTCCGATAAGTCGTCGGGGACAGGTTTGGGCCTCTCCATCTGCAAGCAGATCGTCGAGGCCCATAAGGGAGAAATATTCGCCAGCAATCGTCCGCCGCATGGGTCGATGGTTGGCTTTACCCTGCCGCTTGGCATTTAAGGGAGTCCGACCATGGCGCCAGTCAAAACCCTATTGGTCATTGATGATGATCGAGTCCTTCGCTACTCCATACAAAAAAGCCTGAAAAGCCCCGAGCTGGATGTGCTGCAGGCATCGACGGCCCAGGAGGCTCTACTTCTGATCTATCAGTCGGTCCCGGACGTGATTCTTCTGGATTTACGGTTGAATGAAACCTCGGGCCTTGATGTCCTGAAGGAAATCAAAAAGATTCATCCCAATCTTCCTGTCATTATGTTTACGGCTTTTTCGACCACCAAAACAGCCATCGAGGCCACCAAATACGGAGCTTTTGAGTATCTGCTGAAGCCCGTGAATTTGAACAAGCTGCAGTTGACCATCGAAAAGGCTCTGCTCTCCGTTCAAAGGGACGAAGGCGAATGGATCGCGGCGAACACGCCGGAGATGCTGCAGGACAGCGAGGTCTGCATGATCGGCAATTCCGAGGCGATGCAGGAGGTTTATAAGAAAATCGGGCGCTTTGCTCCCACACAGAGCAATATTCTGATTCTGGGTGAAAGTGGCACCGGCAAAGAACTGGTGGCCAAGGCCCTGCATTTTCACAGCGCGAGACGCAAGGCTCCGTTTATCGTAATCAATTGCGCTGCGCTTTCAGAAAATCTCTTGGAAAGCGAACTCTTCGGGCATGAAAAAGGGGCTTTTACCGGCGCGGATCGACGTCGGGCCGGAAAATTCGAATATGCCAACGGCGGTACCATTTTTCTTGATGAAATCGCTGATATGCATCCCACCACGCAGGCCAAGGTGCTCAGGCTTTTGCAGGATCAACGATTCGAAAGGCTGGGCGGCAACGAAACGATAGAAACGGATGTGCGCGTCATCGCCGCCACCAACCGCAACATGAAGGCCATGATCGAGGAAGGTACGTTTCGCGGCGATCTCTACTATCGACTGAATGTCTTTACGATAGAATTGCCCTCGCTGCGGCAACGCAAGGAGGACATCCCGGATCTTGTGCGCTATTTCATCGGTTGCTTTAAGACGGAATTTGGCAAAGAGAGCGTGGAGCTGGATCCCAGGATATTCGAAGTGATGCTGGCCTATGATTGGCCGGGGAATATGCGGGAGCTGCAAAGCGTGGTCAAGTATGCGCTGGCGCATGCC encodes:
- a CDS encoding sensor histidine kinase — encoded protein: MKFLKRWIKTFLTNSTMSWPVFLLSLLLLIMGGGSAWYVNYLYQDLARVVDLNVASVRAAEELEIGLREIRSQLNEYIYGTADIETLEVRKLIESTDFWLAEVERLATTPHEQEIIVRLNAGYQHFSDNMNRLLDAAEDRDYRSQFRPLINEILTKEIIVPAHEYLEFNETTMLAVSQEHKVFSARIANGLVLISICGSIGGFGAGVLVARRMARSLVELNLPLTLAAGKLSEIVGPIRIATNVNMAELKNLLDVIAVEVERVVMRLHKAQEDMLRSEKMAAIGQLAAGTAHELRNPLMSIKLLVQSAILRDDPLKKDDLAMMEQELSRVERTVQNLLEFARLPQMSVEPINLAELIGQCLRLVQGRAQIQGVSIETRLESKQLPVLADPSQLTQVILNILMNSLDACHEGDVITIALKAEGNGPSPEHSCVRITVEDTGKGIAPELLPKVFDPFISDKSSGTGLGLSICKQIVEAHKGEIFASNRPPHGSMVGFTLPLGI
- a CDS encoding sigma-54 dependent transcriptional regulator; the encoded protein is MAPVKTLLVIDDDRVLRYSIQKSLKSPELDVLQASTAQEALLLIYQSVPDVILLDLRLNETSGLDVLKEIKKIHPNLPVIMFTAFSTTKTAIEATKYGAFEYLLKPVNLNKLQLTIEKALLSVQRDEGEWIAANTPEMLQDSEVCMIGNSEAMQEVYKKIGRFAPTQSNILILGESGTGKELVAKALHFHSARRKAPFIVINCAALSENLLESELFGHEKGAFTGADRRRAGKFEYANGGTIFLDEIADMHPTTQAKVLRLLQDQRFERLGGNETIETDVRVIAATNRNMKAMIEEGTFRGDLYYRLNVFTIELPSLRQRKEDIPDLVRYFIGCFKTEFGKESVELDPRIFEVMLAYDWPGNMRELQSVVKYALAHADGPSIRVPNLPDFILSREAPQASVGRGLDQLVHELMQKQQGLLYDVAVQALEAVLLPAVLAKTKGRLQEACDLLGISRNTLKAKMKDHGISIDAQVLSKTDPRDQSLTAPH